A stretch of the Flavobacterium sp. 5 genome encodes the following:
- a CDS encoding EpsG family protein — MYYFLIFLFLCLACYASISIDGNRISRLNYFIVFLLFWLTSGLRFETGMDYFAYENIYNVTNSFGEIVKYGRVSEIGAEPGYLFLNSLFRTLGTEVNIMFLFISLLTTLMLFNSLKLYLNKYKYFVLLTYFSFVYFTLDMSGVRQAIAVNIFIFSLRYVHDKKKIKYFACIILASFFHTSALIGLILYWLFNKKLNTLFIIGSTLFGLLIIALQIPIVNIIIDNFLSRFIPAGALFKLLYYSSNDKPWGLNIKVIFNVIVLFVLLYNRTVLSNRFSYFNIILNSLFFYIFLREILWESININSRLNFYFISGLIMGFPLLIDIGERKYYKLSVFASIILVCFYQCSEFFIYRSAANPYQNYVVYKVFELDSTGKERFLEEANKQ, encoded by the coding sequence ATGTATTATTTTTTAATTTTTCTTTTTCTATGTCTAGCCTGCTATGCCTCTATTTCTATCGATGGGAATAGGATTTCAAGGTTGAATTATTTTATTGTATTTCTTTTATTTTGGTTGACTTCGGGCTTGCGTTTTGAAACAGGGATGGATTATTTTGCATACGAAAATATTTATAATGTTACAAATTCATTTGGGGAAATTGTAAAGTATGGTAGAGTTTCTGAAATAGGTGCTGAGCCTGGTTACTTGTTCTTGAATTCATTGTTTAGAACCTTAGGAACTGAAGTTAATATTATGTTTTTATTTATTTCATTGTTAACAACTTTGATGTTGTTTAATTCTTTAAAACTTTATTTAAATAAATATAAGTATTTTGTTTTATTAACCTATTTTTCATTTGTTTATTTTACACTTGATATGAGTGGGGTTCGACAAGCTATTGCTGTAAATATTTTTATTTTTTCATTACGATATGTTCATGATAAAAAGAAGATTAAGTATTTTGCGTGCATTATTTTAGCTAGTTTCTTTCATACTTCTGCTTTGATAGGGCTGATTTTGTATTGGTTGTTTAATAAAAAGTTAAATACATTATTTATTATTGGCTCTACTTTGTTTGGCTTACTGATAATTGCATTGCAAATACCTATAGTTAATATAATTATTGATAATTTTTTATCTCGATTTATTCCAGCAGGAGCGTTATTTAAACTTTTATATTATTCATCAAATGACAAGCCTTGGGGTTTAAATATAAAAGTCATTTTTAATGTTATTGTATTATTTGTATTACTATATAATAGAACAGTATTGAGTAATCGGTTTTCTTATTTTAATATAATTCTAAATTCTTTGTTTTTTTATATTTTCTTACGTGAAATACTATGGGAATCAATAAATATAAATAGTAGATTGAATTTTTATTTTATATCAGGTCTGATAATGGGTTTTCCTTTATTAATTGATATTGGGGAGAGAAAATATTATAAATTAAGTGTTTTTGCATCAATAATTTTAGTTTGCTTTTATCAATGCAGTGAGTTTTTTATATATAGGAGCGCTGCAAATCCGTATCAAAACTATGTTGTTTATAAAGTTTTTGAATTGGACAGTACTGGGAAAGAACGTTTTTTGGAGGAAGCAAATAAACAATAA
- a CDS encoding glycosyltransferase family 4 protein — MKNILFIAHSGKAGGADNVLSYAINNTFGDKVKYKRFVVYPKFQGLDFLKLLNPNILTKSIFYRSNSSNFFKSIICNIINIPGLVYLLIFSYVNKINIIYINSSVNFIGAVLAFLTPAKILWHIHEQPNEKVKIVPNYLHNIYKNFFLSNKFNLIFVSNHSKEIWENTLSINILKANIIYPPIKNDGIIVGNNLNDNEFCYGFLGALVREKNIITLLEAFSEISKIRVNIITKLVIAGNGILRDEIIAKATELDIINRIELLEFNNDVSAFFSKINVLVQPSYNESWGLVAIEALSCSRAVIMTKETGLKEILIDDVDCLFFDPLNKNDLIDKMIFLLDNDVECINLGQNGYSKYMSFNFNENFDNSIKSICEG; from the coding sequence ATGAAAAATATCCTTTTTATTGCTCATTCAGGAAAAGCAGGTGGTGCAGATAATGTTTTAAGTTATGCAATTAATAACACATTTGGAGATAAAGTCAAATACAAACGTTTTGTTGTTTATCCTAAATTTCAAGGTTTGGATTTTTTAAAATTATTAAATCCAAATATATTAACAAAATCAATATTCTATAGGTCAAATTCTTCTAATTTTTTTAAAAGCATTATTTGTAATATAATTAATATTCCAGGATTAGTTTATTTATTAATATTTAGTTATGTAAATAAAATAAACATTATTTACATAAATTCTAGTGTCAATTTTATAGGAGCTGTTTTGGCTTTTTTAACTCCTGCAAAAATTCTGTGGCATATTCATGAACAGCCTAACGAAAAAGTGAAAATTGTCCCAAACTACCTTCATAATATTTATAAAAATTTCTTTCTATCCAATAAATTTAATTTAATTTTTGTTTCTAATCATAGTAAGGAAATATGGGAGAATACGCTTTCGATAAATATTCTTAAGGCTAATATAATTTATCCACCAATTAAAAATGATGGAATTATTGTTGGAAATAATTTGAATGATAATGAATTTTGCTATGGTTTTTTAGGTGCATTAGTTAGAGAAAAAAATATTATTACACTTCTGGAAGCATTTAGTGAGATTTCCAAAATTAGAGTCAATATAATTACCAAATTAGTAATTGCTGGAAATGGAATTTTACGTGATGAGATTATCGCTAAAGCTACAGAATTGGATATCATAAATAGAATAGAATTACTTGAATTTAACAATGATGTTTCTGCCTTTTTTTCTAAAATAAATGTACTAGTTCAACCTTCTTACAATGAATCTTGGGGGTTAGTTGCAATTGAGGCACTATCTTGTTCTAGAGCTGTAATTATGACCAAAGAAACGGGGTTAAAGGAGATTTTGATTGATGATGTAGATTGTTTGTTTTTTGATCCACTTAATAAAAATGATTTAATTGATAAAATGATTTTTTTATTAGATAATGATGTTGAATGTATTAATCTTGGTCAAAATGGTTATTCAAAGTATATGTCTTTTAATTTTAATGAAAATTTTGATAATTCTATAAAAAGTA